One window from the genome of Daphnia pulex isolate KAP4 chromosome 9, ASM2113471v1 encodes:
- the LOC124201866 gene encoding uncharacterized protein LOC124201866: MAQNYSLDAIKHLRKFDGTQFTTWKHNMEMLFTLKQLRQFIQGEDNEPQEIFAGEGDLRVVTNQELINQWKTTDCYGRFLIFNCCDETRKLALLNCRTSYDMWTRLETQYLQRAADNKHLLHRDFMNLRPVDNQDIMIHITELESKAAELNDLGVMVSEHHLITTILCSLPERFANLTSIWDNLPDADRTMEALRARIVGEERRFNNSQGQSNARSLILNSDTGPPDNSIESSALFGNDSRGRGHFRGGRGQSRGHMSSEINRDLVSCSYCGKDRHLEFECRTRISNENEKTKSSSFHYKRPKDDRDTTNSSGKKVDFSLISSCCLTAKNSKDIYLDSGATKHMSGDEPMLTDLRIIADNSWAVNGIGGTVLYARGIGTMRLVRHVDDSSTFREVKEVLFVPGLGVNLISIGCLTKSGFTVSFSGLQAIIKRNKTTILTASRFGETLYRAEATLAPLTDVRLAASPATVATMHHIPYCQLVGSNMYAALKVRLEIRPDVIFMASQLAQHLHNPTIIHWKAAKRILQYLGTTRYHGLEFGSKGHDNTTVVAFSDVDHAGDADSKRTTTGYILALNGRAISWCSQRQPVVATSTM, translated from the exons ATGGCTCAAAACTACTCTTTGGATGCTATAAAGCATTTAAGAAAGTTTGATGGAACTCAATTCACTACGTGGAAACACAACATGGAAATGTTGTTTACTCTCAAACAACTGAGACAATTCATTCAAGGAGAAGACAACGAACCTCAAGAAATCTTTGCTGGTGAAGGAGATCTTCGTGTAGTCACCAACCAGGAATTGATCAATCAATGGAAGACAACTGATTGCTACGGCAGATTTCTCATATTCAATTGCTGTGATGAGACTAGAAAGTTGGCACTTCTCAACTGTAGAACTAGCTACGACATGTGGACTCGGTTGGAAACCCAATATCTTCAACGGGCTGCAGACAACAAACATCTCTTACACAGAGACTTCATGAATCTGAGACCAGTCGACAACCAAGATATCATGATTCACATCACTGAATTAGAATCCAAAGCCGCTGAACTCAATGATCTTGGAGTGATG GTGTCAGAACACCACCTCATCACTACCATTTTGTGTAGCCTTCCTGAACGATTTGCCAATCTGACGTCCATTTGGGACAATCTCCCTGACGCTGATAGAACAATGGAAGCACTGCGTGCTCGCATTGttggggaagaaagaagattcaACAACAGTCAAGGACAATCAAATGCTCGAtcattgattttgaattcagACACAGGACCCCCTGACAATTCCATTGAGAGTTCTGCTCTGTTTGGCAACGATTCACGTGGAAGAGGACACTTTCGTGGTGGAAGAGGCCAGTCAAGAGGGCACATGAGTAGCGAAATCAATCGGGATCTTGTCTCTTGCTCATACTGCGGGAAAGACCGCCATCTTGAATTCGAATGTCGAACTCGTATTTCCAATGAAAACGAGAAAACCAAGTCCAGCTCCTTTCACTACAAACGGCCCAAAGATGATCGGGACACAACTAATTCATCCGGGAAGAAAGTCGATTTTTCCCTCATCTCTTCATGTTGCTTGACAGCTAAGAATTCGAAGGACATTTATCTTGATTCTGGTGCAACTAAGCACATGAGTGGTGATGAACCCATGTTAACTGATCTACGCATTATCGCTGACAATAGCTGGGCTGTGAATGGAATTGGTGGTACTGTCCTTTATGCCCGTGGAATTGGGACTATGCGACTTGTCCGACACGTTGATGATTCGTCTACATTTCGTGAAGTTAAAGAAGTTCTGTTTGTTCCTGGACTGGGCGTGAATCTCATCTCTATTGGTTGCTTAACCAAGAGTGGATTTACAGTTTCTTTCTCTGGCCTACAAGCTATCATCAAACGAAACAAGACGACCATTCTAACAGCATCCCGGTTTGGGGAGACTCTATATCGTGCTGAAGCTACTCTTGCTCCTCTCACTGACGTCCGCCTTGCAGCATCTCCTGCTACCGTCGCTACTATGCACCACATTCCTTACTGCCAACTCGTGGGGAGTAACATGTACGCGGCTCTCAAAGTTCGACTCGAAATTCGACCAGACGTCATCTTCATGGCAAGTCAACTTGCTCAGCACCTTCATAATCCTACCATAATCCACTGGAAAGCTGCTAAACGTATTCTTCAATACCTCGGCACAACACGCTACCATGGTCTCGAGTTCGGCAGTAAGGGCCATGACAACACCACCGTTGTTGCATTTTCGGACGTAGACCACGCTGGGGATGCGGATTCAAAACGGACCACCACTGGATACATTCTCGCTCTTAACGGAAGGGCAATCAGCTGGTGTTCTCAACGTCAACCCGTTGTCGCCACATCTACCATGTAA
- the LOC124201869 gene encoding solute carrier family 35 member F6-like, which yields KRSFDCAELFLSKWSSVELLYSIVEKISEILRRPLNSIPEAIIIFTGLLSTAFLGRLLKAHEWLGMLTVIMGLSVVGSSDFIFGSGSSNNSINSIITGDLLIVMAQIVTASQMVWEEKFVTKHNVPLLQAVGWEGNFGFVTLSLLLIPMYFLRVGPPFSSNPRMLLEDALDGFIQMRNNPMIILAMSGTVISIAFFYFAGVSVTKELSATTRMVLDSVRTLVIWSVSLSLQWQQFYWPQIIGFALLVMGMGLYNNIINASICKCRRGSDSEPLLGVNEDQSINEEEGRPSVIH from the exons aaaagaagtttcGATTGTGCAGAATTGTTTCTCAGTAAATGGTCTTCTGTAGAATTGCTTTATAGCATAGTTGAGAAAATATCCGAGATACTTCGGCGCCCATTAAACTCGATTCCGGAAGCAATCATTATTTTCACTGGACTTTTGTCCACAGCTTTCCTAGGGAGGCTTTTAAAAGCGCATGAATGGCTTGGAATGTTAACCGTCATCATGGGTCTGAGTGTGGTGGGCTCTTCCGATTTCATCTTTGGCTCTGGTAGCAGCAACAACTCAATCAACAGCATTATCACTGGTGATCTGCTGATTGTTATGGCGCAAATCGTTACAGCCAGCCAAATGGTATGGGAAGAGAAATTTGTTACCAAACACAATGTGCCATTGTTGCAGGCCGTCGGCTGGGAGggtaattttggttttgtaaCCCTGTCCCTCTTGCTTATTCCTATGTATTTCCTTCGTGTGGGACCTCCATTTAGCTCTAATCCTCGTATGCTCCTTGAAGATGCTCTGGATGGTTTCATCCAAATGCGTAATAACCCAATGATTATTCTCGCCATGTCag GTACTGTGATAAGtatcgcatttttttatttcgctgGTGTCAGCGTCACAAAGGAATTGTCAGCGACCACTCGTATGGTTCTGGATTCGGTACGAACGCTTGTTATTTGGAGCGTAAGTCTATCTCTTCAATGGCAACAATTTTATTGGCCTCAG ATTATTGGATTTGCTTTGCTTGTGATGGGCATGGGCTTGTACAATAACATTATCAACGCTTCGATTTGCAAGTGCCGCCGCGGATCGGACTCGGAGCCACTTTTAGGGGTTAATGAAGACCAATCCATCAATGAGGAAGAAGGAAGACCTAGTGTTATCCACTAG
- the LOC124201868 gene encoding DNA-directed RNA polymerase, mitochondrial-like, whose translation MMLTALYCQRKGITVASIHDCFWTHPCTVAEMNKICRQQFVSLHSQPILEDLSKFLVSQFAVRASGADADDDTPKGLARHRLNQIISEVPRRGMFDLRLVLDSVYFFFFS comes from the exons ATGATGCTAACGGCGCTCTATTGCCAACGAAAAGGCATCACTGTTGCGTCCATTCACGATTGTTTCTGGACTCACCCTTGCACTGTGGCAGAAATGAATAAg atcTGCCGACAACAATTCGTCTCTCTCCACTCTCAGCCTATTTTGGAAGATCTTTCAAAGTTTTTGGTCTCACAGTTTGCCGTCCGAGCGAG tggtgCCGATGCTGACGATGACACGCCCAAAGGACTTGCAAGACACAGATTGAATCAAATTATAAGTGAAGTGCCTAGACGCGGTATGTTTGATTTGCGCCTTGTTCTCGACTCggtctacttcttcttcttttcctaa
- the LOC124201867 gene encoding membrane metallo-endopeptidase-like 1, whose product MAAFIYRGQQNDPSKVFDSETLAMVSSSAAAFTVSSHKVLDLDKATKSDADPSAKSANGNVCNTSGCVLAAAEILKNMDKTVNPCEDFYSFACGGFETRNVIPDDQSSVTTFSLISDEVTEQLRSLIERPTKETDAAEPFKLIKKVRI is encoded by the exons ATGGCCGCTTTCATCTACCGAGGCCAGCAAAACGACCCCTCAAAAG TGTTCGATAGTGAAACTCTTGCCATGGTCTCGTCCTCTGCCGCAGCCTTTACCGTCAGCAGTCACAAAGTTCTCGATTTGGACAAGGCCACCAAATCCGACGCCGATCCTTCGGCCAAAAGCGCCAACGGCAACGTTTGCAACACTTCCGGCTGCGTCCTGGCAG CGGCCGAGATCCTGAAAAATATGGACAAGACGGTGAATCCTTGCGAGGATTTCTACTCGTTCGCTTGCGGCGGATTCGAAACGAGGAACGTGATTCCGGACGACCAGTCGAGCGTGACGACTTTCAGTTTGATTAGCGACGAAGTGACGGAGCAGCTGCGGTCGCTCATCGAGAGGCCCACCAAAGAAACGGACGCTGCTGAGCCGTTCAAGCTGATCAAGAAAGTACGTATTTAA